In Dyadobacter sp. NIV53, a single window of DNA contains:
- a CDS encoding cbb3-type cytochrome c oxidase subunit II, which translates to MMDFFDNHNKLFGAAFLLFLVLTVFVALVPAVSNEKNNAPLPGFEPLNDDAAKGKALYVANGCVACHTQQVRNVDMDKMWGKRPGIAADYASNERTDLWRNTATLMGTERTGPDLTSIGTRLPGKEWNLIHLFNPRIVVKESIMPAYPWLFELKKEPSENDVVVIVPGKYTSQEGTWVAKKEALQLVAYLQSLKQTELPGGAMQDFLYKKEIKKELNTDTETKNVNAGPDGSALYATHCQACHQAHGEGLKGAFPALKGSEIVLNENPELMLNIIINGYDARQEFGIMPAVGKNAGLKPDEIAAIMNHERTSWENNAKKVTGEQVKKLMDVINQLPN; encoded by the coding sequence ATGATGGATTTTTTTGATAATCACAATAAATTATTTGGCGCAGCCTTTTTGTTATTTTTAGTTTTGACGGTTTTCGTTGCACTGGTGCCGGCCGTCAGTAATGAGAAAAATAATGCACCGCTTCCAGGCTTTGAGCCATTGAACGATGATGCGGCAAAAGGAAAGGCATTGTATGTAGCCAATGGCTGCGTGGCCTGCCATACCCAGCAGGTAAGAAATGTGGATATGGATAAAATGTGGGGAAAACGCCCGGGGATCGCTGCGGATTATGCGTCGAATGAAAGGACTGACCTATGGCGCAACACGGCTACACTCATGGGGACGGAACGTACGGGGCCGGATCTTACGTCTATCGGCACGCGTCTGCCAGGCAAGGAATGGAATCTTATACATTTATTTAACCCGCGTATTGTTGTAAAGGAATCCATTATGCCCGCTTACCCATGGCTTTTTGAATTGAAAAAAGAACCATCCGAAAATGATGTAGTTGTGATAGTCCCGGGAAAATACACCAGTCAGGAAGGTACTTGGGTAGCAAAAAAGGAAGCATTACAACTCGTTGCCTACCTCCAATCGCTGAAACAAACCGAATTGCCAGGTGGAGCTATGCAAGATTTTTTATACAAAAAAGAAATAAAAAAGGAATTAAATACAGATACTGAAACAAAGAATGTAAATGCCGGCCCTGACGGTTCTGCCTTGTATGCAACTCATTGTCAGGCATGCCATCAGGCTCACGGGGAAGGACTTAAAGGTGCTTTTCCAGCCTTGAAAGGAAGTGAAATTGTGCTGAACGAGAATCCTGAACTAATGCTGAATATCATCATCAATGGCTATGATGCCCGGCAGGAATTTGGTATTATGCCGGCGGTGGGGAAAAATGCAGGTTTAAAGCCGGATGAGATTGCAGCCATTATGAACCATGAGCGAACTTCGTGGGAAAACAATGCAAAAAAAGTAACCGGAGAACAGGTAAAAAAGCTGATGGACGTCATCAATCAATTGCCGAATTAA
- a CDS encoding cytochrome C, with the protein MEDRSTVFIFMDDDKKPIGEFASPVNFELDTRKIVDGKHVLKIVSKDPTGKEGVRLIPFEVKNGPSIAIEGIRENAVVDGIVPLMINAYGKGDQKKFLISGSETPQSIPAFFWVLLIGFAGWALYYLITYLSLRE; encoded by the coding sequence ATGGAAGACAGAAGCACCGTTTTTATTTTCATGGACGATGATAAAAAGCCGATTGGGGAGTTCGCTTCTCCTGTGAATTTTGAACTGGATACAAGGAAAATCGTTGATGGAAAGCATGTTCTGAAAATCGTCAGCAAAGATCCGACGGGCAAGGAAGGGGTCAGGCTGATTCCTTTTGAGGTTAAAAACGGCCCTTCCATAGCCATAGAAGGAATCAGGGAGAATGCAGTTGTAGATGGTATTGTTCCTTTGATGATCAATGCATACGGAAAAGGAGACCAAAAGAAATTTCTGATCTCCGGAAGCGAAACGCCTCAAAGTATTCCTGCCTTTTTCTGGGTTCTGCTAATCGGTTTTGCGGGTTGGGCGTTGTATTATCTGATCACGTACTTATCGTTGAGGGAATGA
- a CDS encoding NAD(P)H-binding protein, giving the protein MKALIIGATGATGKDLVNVLLQDPDYKKVAVFVRRSIGIIHPKLSEHIVDFDNLEEVSESIKGDVWFSCLGTTLKAAGSKEKHWHIDYEIPVRFAQIAKRNGIRNVVLLSSYGALPESTVFYLKVKGRLEEQIASLSFDKYIIFRPGILLRKDTDRFGERFAAGLLNFTNRLGLFKKFRPMPTSTLAGKMAKAPKVLNAGKQIIERDEIFGF; this is encoded by the coding sequence ATGAAAGCATTGATAATTGGAGCAACGGGAGCAACCGGAAAGGACCTCGTAAATGTATTGTTGCAGGATCCGGACTACAAAAAAGTGGCCGTATTTGTGCGACGTTCCATTGGAATAATTCATCCTAAATTATCTGAACATATTGTTGATTTTGACAATCTTGAAGAAGTATCGGAGTCAATCAAGGGAGATGTTTGGTTCTCATGCCTGGGTACGACCCTGAAAGCCGCCGGCTCCAAAGAAAAACATTGGCATATTGATTATGAGATTCCGGTCAGGTTCGCACAAATCGCTAAAAGAAACGGGATCCGCAATGTAGTGCTGTTATCTTCCTACGGCGCTTTGCCAGAGAGTACTGTGTTTTATTTAAAAGTCAAAGGCCGGTTGGAAGAACAAATCGCCAGTCTCTCATTTGATAAGTATATCATTTTCAGGCCCGGGATTTTGCTGCGAAAAGATACCGATCGATTCGGAGAACGGTTCGCTGCCGGGTTGTTGAATTTTACAAATCGACTGGGATTGTTCAAGAAATTCCGGCCAATGCCGACTTCAACACTGGCCGGTAAAATGGCAAAAGCACCCAAAGTTCTCAACGCCGGAAAGCAAATTATCGAACGGGATGAAATTTTCGGATTTTAA
- a CDS encoding alkene reductase, with the protein MTTNIFEPATIGSLKLKNRIAMAPMTRARNADGIPNDANALYYAQRSGAGLIITEGTAISDTAKGVLYIPGLYKPEQVKGWKKVTRAVHENGSTIFSQLWHVGRVSHTSNQPGGIAPVGPSDIQAATSFAWGFDQNGNEGFVISSKPRALSTNEVKQVADNFANAAKNAIEAGFDGVELHAANGYLIEQFLNPFVNNRTDEYGGNVENRARFLLETVDACIEAIGKDKVGIRLTPYGGLGDLPHYEEIEPTYQYLAKELAKRNIAYIHIMDQQSKGSHALPDGFIERFRSWYDGVIILAGSMDREKSEKLINAGTIDIAGFGEPFISNPDLVERLQNNWKLTPPKRELHYGLGSHGYTDWETYKETVMV; encoded by the coding sequence ATGACAACCAATATTTTCGAACCGGCGACGATCGGTTCTTTGAAACTAAAAAACCGCATTGCTATGGCACCGATGACAAGGGCAAGAAATGCAGACGGTATTCCTAATGATGCCAACGCATTGTATTACGCTCAACGCTCCGGTGCAGGATTGATTATAACGGAGGGAACGGCGATTTCAGACACCGCAAAAGGTGTGCTGTACATTCCGGGATTATATAAGCCTGAACAAGTAAAAGGCTGGAAAAAAGTTACACGGGCTGTGCACGAAAATGGCAGTACAATATTCTCACAACTTTGGCATGTAGGCAGGGTCTCGCATACATCCAATCAACCCGGTGGAATAGCGCCTGTTGGCCCGTCGGATATTCAGGCAGCTACCTCTTTCGCCTGGGGATTTGATCAAAACGGAAACGAAGGTTTTGTAATTTCATCAAAACCCAGGGCACTATCAACCAATGAAGTAAAGCAGGTTGCAGATAATTTTGCCAATGCGGCCAAAAATGCCATCGAAGCAGGTTTTGACGGAGTAGAACTGCATGCTGCCAACGGTTATCTGATCGAGCAGTTCCTGAATCCTTTTGTCAACAACCGAACCGACGAATATGGTGGAAATGTAGAAAACCGGGCAAGGTTTTTACTGGAAACAGTTGATGCCTGTATCGAAGCGATAGGCAAAGATAAAGTTGGAATCAGGCTTACACCTTATGGCGGTTTGGGGGATTTGCCGCATTACGAAGAGATAGAACCAACTTACCAATATCTCGCCAAAGAATTAGCAAAAAGAAATATTGCTTATATCCATATTATGGATCAGCAATCGAAAGGAAGTCATGCTTTACCTGACGGATTCATAGAGCGTTTTCGCTCCTGGTATGATGGCGTGATCATTCTGGCTGGAAGTATGGACAGGGAAAAGTCAGAAAAGCTGATTAATGCTGGAACTATTGATATTGCGGGGTTCGGAGAACCGTTTATATCCAATCCGGATTTAGTAGAACGTTTACAAAACAACTGGAAACTAACTCCGCCAAAGCGTGAGCTGCATTACGGTTTGGGTTCGCATGGTTATACGGATTGGGAAACTTATAAAGAGACTGTAATGGTTTAA
- a CDS encoding 2TM domain-containing protein: MEKYILLILGYLNSKKSFRTHLLVFLLVTPAIWLVWHLTGSTFQWHYWVVAAWTKGLQVHFLRAIVSKSETFQKIKLWIGSKIHATA; the protein is encoded by the coding sequence ATGGAAAAGTACATATTACTCATACTGGGATACCTCAACTCGAAAAAAAGTTTCAGGACCCACTTACTTGTTTTCCTTCTCGTGACTCCGGCCATCTGGCTCGTCTGGCATCTCACCGGCAGCACTTTCCAATGGCATTACTGGGTAGTAGCAGCATGGACAAAAGGCCTTCAGGTGCATTTCCTGCGGGCAATTGTATCCAAATCAGAAACCTTTCAAAAGATAAAATTGTGGATCGGCAGCAAAATACATGCAACCGCATAA
- a CDS encoding Crp/Fnr family transcriptional regulator yields MVWSNDKHITDLETDFFLNSVKEVCPSFTGNELSQFASKLKLAELKKKDFFLESGETQKLLGFVTKGLIRSFYVDKDGNERTVGFYPEGSYATHYPAFVTQKPSKYTIQCLEPTTFACLSFDDLQWLYRQSQNFEKYGRLIAEEVLKQQQARIESFVFQTAEERYLDFIQQHPTLFNRISLSHLCSYLGIERQSLTRIRQKITHK; encoded by the coding sequence ATGGTGTGGTCAAATGATAAACATATAACAGATTTAGAAACCGATTTTTTCCTGAATTCGGTAAAGGAAGTTTGTCCTTCTTTTACCGGAAATGAGCTTTCTCAATTTGCATCCAAACTCAAACTTGCAGAATTAAAAAAGAAAGACTTTTTTCTGGAATCCGGTGAAACCCAGAAGCTGCTAGGTTTTGTAACAAAAGGGTTGATCAGGTCTTTCTATGTGGATAAGGATGGAAATGAAAGAACCGTTGGTTTTTATCCCGAGGGCAGCTACGCCACTCATTATCCTGCATTTGTTACTCAGAAACCAAGTAAATACACGATTCAATGCCTGGAACCAACGACGTTCGCTTGTTTGTCGTTTGACGACCTTCAATGGTTATATCGGCAGTCGCAAAACTTTGAAAAATACGGGCGGTTAATTGCCGAAGAAGTTCTGAAGCAGCAGCAAGCCCGAATTGAGAGTTTTGTATTTCAAACAGCAGAAGAGCGCTACCTTGATTTTATCCAGCAGCACCCTACCCTTTTCAACAGGATTTCGCTTTCCCACCTTTGCAGCTATCTTGGTATTGAACGCCAATCACTTACACGCATTCGTCAGAAAATTACGCACAAATAG
- a CDS encoding T9SS type A sorting domain-containing protein: MNRAYLKGFWILLFSINFSYSTYAQITVTTTDVTSCKKPDGKAVINVNTTATGLALEYSINGNAFQSSGTFDNLSEGAYTATIRDKDTQCSFSKSFVINNPSNNLKVSLSGLGTTEFCNNAKPPTITLTASASGGSGGYKYSWPDGTISVSSSGKQSVIATDTVTGCTASIGGDVIFVPIVCSRDPNDIVGPVGFGPKKMIAKSKQQSYMIRFENDPDFATAPAQVVKINHPLDANVNPYSLRLGDFGFAGLTFTVPLDKTFYSTRLDVTDSLGVVVDVTAGIDAVKKEAFWIFESKDANTGLPPADASLGFLPVNDSTAVGEGYVTYLIKAASPTVTGDVIHAKASIVFDANSSIETPEITNVIDAEPPVSTLTPLPEISDSTAIVLSWKGEDEKNGSGVHDYSLYVSENDGPYQLHLQGLTTKTTTFYGKWSTNYCFYIIATDNVGNIEAMKTSCEAKTTVGPGDPFPVKWIYFKGRQVAEGVLLNWATAMEESAENYFIQRSLNGKVFTDIGSVPASGNSSETNNYHFTDSDALSLHAKTVYYRLRQVDIDGKQMYSVIIVIHMKLKETDPVVSAYPNPFVQNITLEILNVTDTKESDNVTLYAKDGKKMYTKKLRNINKSTVLLNDLPQLGSGVYLLKTSINEKLYTIKMIKE, from the coding sequence ATGAATAGAGCATATTTAAAAGGCTTCTGGATCTTGCTATTTAGTATTAATTTTTCGTATTCAACTTACGCTCAAATTACCGTAACCACAACCGACGTTACCAGCTGCAAAAAGCCGGATGGAAAAGCTGTAATAAACGTCAATACAACTGCAACGGGCCTGGCTCTGGAATATTCAATTAACGGAAATGCATTCCAATCTTCAGGAACATTTGATAATTTATCTGAGGGAGCATACACAGCGACTATCAGGGATAAAGACACGCAATGTTCTTTTTCAAAAAGCTTTGTAATAAACAACCCTTCCAATAACTTAAAAGTTAGCCTTTCAGGACTTGGTACCACAGAATTCTGCAACAATGCCAAACCGCCTACTATTACTTTAACAGCATCAGCGTCGGGTGGATCGGGTGGATATAAATATTCATGGCCAGATGGAACAATCAGTGTAAGTTCATCCGGAAAACAATCTGTAATTGCTACGGATACGGTAACCGGCTGTACGGCGAGCATTGGTGGAGATGTAATATTCGTCCCAATCGTTTGCTCCCGTGACCCTAATGACATTGTTGGCCCGGTTGGTTTTGGACCGAAAAAAATGATTGCAAAATCCAAACAGCAATCGTACATGATCCGGTTTGAAAATGATCCTGATTTCGCAACAGCTCCGGCACAGGTTGTAAAAATTAATCATCCGCTGGATGCTAACGTAAATCCTTACTCGCTGCGTTTGGGGGATTTTGGATTTGCCGGCCTGACTTTTACCGTACCACTTGACAAAACGTTTTACTCAACACGCCTGGATGTAACTGATTCATTGGGAGTTGTAGTAGATGTTACCGCAGGGATTGACGCTGTAAAAAAAGAGGCTTTCTGGATATTTGAATCAAAAGACGCCAATACCGGATTACCTCCCGCAGATGCTTCGCTGGGCTTTTTACCTGTAAATGACAGCACCGCAGTTGGTGAAGGTTATGTTACCTACCTGATCAAGGCTGCGAGCCCAACAGTTACCGGCGATGTGATTCATGCAAAAGCCAGTATTGTATTTGACGCCAACAGTTCCATTGAAACGCCTGAAATTACCAATGTAATAGATGCCGAACCGCCTGTCAGCACACTTACGCCGTTACCCGAAATATCGGATTCCACCGCAATTGTATTGTCCTGGAAAGGAGAAGATGAAAAAAATGGATCGGGAGTCCATGATTACAGCTTATATGTCTCGGAAAATGATGGGCCCTATCAATTGCATTTGCAGGGGTTAACCACCAAAACAACAACTTTTTACGGCAAATGGAGTACCAATTATTGTTTTTACATCATTGCTACTGACAATGTTGGGAATATTGAAGCAATGAAAACTTCCTGTGAAGCAAAAACCACAGTCGGGCCGGGAGATCCGTTCCCGGTAAAATGGATTTATTTTAAAGGCCGGCAGGTTGCCGAAGGAGTATTGCTGAACTGGGCAACAGCTATGGAAGAAAGTGCTGAAAATTATTTTATTCAACGCTCTTTAAATGGAAAGGTTTTTACCGATATAGGTTCTGTTCCAGCTTCTGGCAACAGCTCTGAAACCAACAATTATCATTTTACAGACAGTGACGCATTATCACTTCATGCCAAAACAGTTTATTACAGGTTGCGCCAGGTAGATATTGATGGCAAACAAATGTATTCCGTCATTATTGTTATTCATATGAAACTGAAAGAAACAGATCCGGTGGTAAGTGCATACCCGAATCCGTTTGTTCAAAACATTACCCTGGAAATTCTAAATGTAACTGATACTAAAGAGAGCGATAATGTGACGCTTTATGCAAAAGATGGTAAAAAAATGTATACCAAAAAATTAAGAAATATCAATAAATCAACGGTATTATTAAACGATCTGCCACAGCTTGGATCGGGGGTATATTTATTAAAAACTTCAATAAATGAAAAGTTATATACCATTAAAATGATAAAGGAATAA